The genomic segment ATCGCTAAACCGATGGTTACGGTTTGTGCAAATAACAGCCAGAAACGTCGCATAGTGGAGTCTTAGAGTGAGATCAAAAATCGAGGAATCAAAGATCGTGGGTCAAAAGTCGGTAAGCCGCATTGAAATGGCGAAGTATCTTGCCGAAGCATTAAACATTATACAGTTCCGTGATTATTGTCCAAATGGCTTGCAGGTGGAAGGACGCGCAGAAATTAAGCGTCTGGTGACTGGCGTCACCGCCAGCCAGGCGTTGCTGGAAGCGGCTCTGGAGGCTGGCGCCGATGCGATCCTGGTGCATCACGGTTATTTCTGGCGCGGCGAAGATGCGCGCGTCGTCGGCATCAGGCATAAGCGGCTGAAATTGTTGTTAACACATGATATCAACCTGTTCGCCTACCATTTGCCGCTAGACGTCCATCCCGCGTTCGGCAACAACGTGCAACTGGCGCAGCAACTGGATCTCACCCCGAACGGCCGCTTTGGCGACGATCAACTGGGTTGGCTGGGTAGCGTCGCCGATCCACAGGTCAAGACCGTGGGCGAGCTTGCCGCCGTGATTGAACGCCGCTTGAACCGGGTTCCGGTGTTGATCGGCGATCCGGCCCAGCCATTGGCAAGAGTCGCCTGGTGCACCGGCGCTGCGCAAAACATGCTGGGCGACGCGATTGCCGCTGGAGCCAGCGTCTACATCAGCGGTGAAATTTCAGAACCGACCGTGCATCTTGCGCGGGAAAGCGG from the Collimonas arenae genome contains:
- a CDS encoding Nif3-like dinuclear metal center hexameric protein — translated: MAKYLAEALNIIQFRDYCPNGLQVEGRAEIKRLVTGVTASQALLEAALEAGADAILVHHGYFWRGEDARVVGIRHKRLKLLLTHDINLFAYHLPLDVHPAFGNNVQLAQQLDLTPNGRFGDDQLGWLGSVADPQVKTVGELAAVIERRLNRVPVLIGDPAQPLARVAWCTGAAQNMLGDAIAAGASVYISGEISEPTVHLARESGVAYLAAGHHATERYGVQALGRHLAERFGLEHQFIDIDNPV